From a single Lactococcus allomyrinae genomic region:
- a CDS encoding DUF1801 domain-containing protein: MKNDSRVDQFIAQLPLYQQDFARQVRRILHEADSEVEETIKWTNMPYFVLEGNICALKTAKNHLAIFLYDGGIVLDPEHIITGGFDNKTSRQISLYEHDILNEKAFLIMVRQIIKNNRAGGWRKLKKEL, from the coding sequence ATGAAAAATGATTCGCGTGTTGACCAGTTTATTGCTCAACTTCCTCTCTATCAGCAAGATTTTGCCAGACAAGTTCGTCGCATTTTGCATGAGGCAGATAGCGAAGTTGAGGAGACAATTAAGTGGACAAATATGCCCTACTTTGTGCTTGAAGGTAATATTTGCGCTCTAAAAACAGCAAAGAATCATTTAGCGATTTTCCTTTATGATGGCGGGATTGTGCTCGATCCAGAGCATATTATTACAGGTGGATTTGATAATAAAACGTCTAGGCAGATTTCGCTTTATGAGCATGATATACTTAATGAAAAAGCGTTTTTGATAATGGTTCGTCAGATAATCAAAAATAATCGTGCAGGTGGCTGGCGAAAGTTGAAGAAAGAATTGTAA
- the sufU gene encoding Fe-S cluster assembly sulfur transfer protein SufU: protein MALSKLDNLYRAVILDHSSSPRHAGELHTGCMIDLNNPTCGDVIRLTVVFDGDVISDIAFSGHGCTISTASASMMTVAVLGKTKQEALELANIFSAMVTGAEDERQEELGDAQFLAGVSKFPSRVKCSTLAWNALKKALEMGEAESKITHGE from the coding sequence GTGGCTTTATCTAAATTAGATAATTTATATCGTGCAGTGATTTTGGACCATTCATCAAGCCCACGTCATGCTGGGGAATTACATACGGGATGTATGATTGATTTAAATAATCCAACTTGTGGAGATGTTATTCGTCTAACCGTTGTCTTTGATGGTGATGTGATTTCAGATATTGCTTTTAGTGGGCATGGTTGCACGATTTCAACGGCATCAGCTTCGATGATGACAGTAGCAGTACTTGGGAAAACAAAGCAAGAAGCATTAGAGTTAGCAAATATTTTTTCAGCAATGGTAACAGGAGCGGAGGATGAACGTCAGGAAGAACTTGGCGATGCACAATTTCTTGCAGGAGTAAGTAAGTTTCCATCACGTGTGAAATGTTCAACTTTAGCTTGGAATGCCCTAAAGAAAGCACTTGAAATGGGTGAAGCAGAATCCAAAATTACTCATGGTGAATGA
- a CDS encoding helix-turn-helix transcriptional regulator — MGKNLKLKAARVLKGMTQNDLAQAVNVTRQTIVAVESGNYNPTISLCVDICKVLDVTLNDLFWEEE; from the coding sequence ATGGGAAAAAACTTGAAATTGAAAGCTGCGCGTGTACTTAAAGGTATGACACAAAATGACCTTGCACAGGCAGTCAATGTTACGCGGCAAACAATTGTTGCGGTTGAATCGGGAAATTATAATCCGACAATCAGCTTATGTGTTGATATATGTAAGGTATTAGATGTTACTTTGAATGATTTGTTTTGGGAGGAAGAATAG
- the ahpC gene encoding alkyl hydroperoxide reductase subunit C has product MSLVGKKIGEFSVQAYHDLEFKTVTNEDFLGKWNVLVFYPADFSFVCPTELEDLQEHYTTLKALGAEVYSASTDTHFVHAAWHMDSPKIGKIEYPMLADPSWNLSRVFDVLDEEEGLAQRGTFIIDPDGVIQAVEITADGIGRNASQLVNKVKAAQFIRQHPDQVCPAKWAEGENTLTPGLELVNHL; this is encoded by the coding sequence ATGTCACTAGTAGGTAAAAAAATTGGAGAATTTTCCGTACAAGCATATCATGATTTAGAATTTAAAACAGTTACAAATGAAGATTTTTTAGGAAAATGGAATGTGTTAGTGTTTTATCCAGCGGATTTCTCATTTGTCTGCCCAACAGAACTTGAAGATTTGCAAGAACACTATACAACATTAAAAGCTTTGGGAGCAGAAGTATATTCAGCTTCAACTGATACTCATTTTGTCCATGCTGCTTGGCACATGGATAGCCCTAAAATCGGAAAGATAGAATATCCAATGCTTGCAGACCCAAGCTGGAACTTGTCACGTGTATTTGATGTTCTTGATGAAGAAGAAGGACTAGCACAACGTGGCACATTTATTATTGACCCTGATGGTGTGATTCAAGCAGTTGAAATTACGGCAGATGGTATTGGGAGAAATGCTTCTCAACTTGTTAATAAAGTGAAGGCAGCACAATTTATTCGTCAACATCCAGATCAAGTTTGTCCTGCAAAATGGGCAGAAGGAGAAAACACTCTAACACCAGGTTTAGAATTAGTAAATCATCTTTAG
- the sufD gene encoding Fe-S cluster assembly protein SufD produces MDQEILNFSQMRLEPEWLVQTRQEAVEKFESLELPNIERVKINRWGIDSLTIAESTEDGAVPTFTELPNHPLLVQVGTQTVLEQTTPELETQGVIFSDFHRALNEIPEVIERYFGKVVPFDESRITAANTAAFNSAVVLYVPDGVEVDLPVESILMQDADSNVPFTKRVLIIVGKNAKVNYLERLETTGEGTVKVTGNIVVEVIAEAGSTVKFSAIDQLGENVTASVIRRGLIGENATVDWSVGVMNDGNIVADFDSDLKGDGSHSEIKVVGISTGHQIQGVDTRVTNFGKSSVGHILQNGVILDRGTLTFNAIGHIIKGAKNADAQQSSRVLMLSDKGRGDANPILLIDENEVTAGHAASVGQVDEEDLFYLQSRGLDEDTAKRLVIRGFLGSVVGEIPVASVREEFIATIERKLGM; encoded by the coding sequence ATGGATCAAGAAATTTTAAACTTTTCACAAATGCGATTGGAACCAGAGTGGTTGGTGCAAACGCGTCAGGAAGCGGTGGAAAAATTTGAAAGTTTGGAGCTTCCAAATATTGAACGGGTCAAAATTAATCGTTGGGGGATAGACAGTCTGACGATTGCGGAGTCCACAGAAGATGGGGCAGTCCCTACGTTTACTGAACTGCCTAATCATCCATTGTTGGTTCAGGTGGGCACTCAGACGGTTTTGGAACAAACAACACCTGAGCTTGAAACTCAAGGAGTGATTTTTTCTGACTTCCATCGTGCGTTGAATGAAATTCCAGAAGTGATTGAACGATATTTTGGTAAGGTTGTTCCATTTGACGAAAGTCGTATTACTGCGGCGAATACAGCGGCTTTTAATTCAGCTGTGGTGCTTTATGTCCCAGATGGAGTCGAAGTTGATTTACCTGTAGAATCAATTTTAATGCAAGATGCAGATTCAAATGTTCCTTTTACTAAACGTGTGTTGATTATTGTTGGGAAAAATGCAAAAGTCAATTATCTTGAACGTTTGGAAACAACGGGTGAAGGTACTGTGAAAGTTACTGGAAACATTGTTGTGGAAGTTATTGCTGAGGCGGGAAGTACGGTAAAATTTTCAGCGATTGATCAACTGGGTGAGAATGTGACTGCCTCAGTAATTCGTCGTGGATTGATTGGCGAAAATGCGACGGTTGACTGGTCGGTTGGTGTGATGAATGACGGAAATATTGTAGCCGATTTTGATAGTGACCTCAAAGGAGATGGTTCTCACTCAGAAATAAAAGTAGTGGGTATTTCAACAGGACATCAAATTCAAGGTGTTGATACAAGAGTGACCAATTTTGGTAAATCTTCTGTTGGTCATATCTTGCAAAATGGGGTCATCTTGGATAGAGGAACGCTGACTTTCAATGCAATTGGTCATATCATCAAAGGAGCTAAAAATGCTGATGCACAACAATCTTCACGAGTTTTGATGTTGTCAGACAAAGGGCGTGGTGATGCGAACCCGATTTTATTGATTGATGAGAATGAAGTTACAGCAGGACATGCGGCTTCTGTTGGGCAGGTTGATGAAGAAGATTTGTTTTACTTGCAATCTCGTGGGCTTGATGAAGATACAGCCAAACGCTTGGTTATTCGCGGTTTCTTAGGTTCTGTTGTTGGGGAAATTCCTGTGGCTTCTGTCCGTGAGGAATTTATTGCGACGATTGAAAGAAAGCTGGGCATGTAA
- a CDS encoding pyridoxamine 5'-phosphate oxidase family protein: MLTDKFLELLKYEGEVALTSWGSEEAPHATGTWISYLTLTEDGRLLAPAAGFTHFEADIRINDTVFALVAVREVTGFNDYPGIGFRLTATARLLDDGADFALVKGKYPWCRQALELVPTKLEQLL; encoded by the coding sequence ATTTTAACAGATAAATTTTTAGAATTATTGAAATACGAAGGCGAAGTTGCGCTCACATCTTGGGGTTCAGAAGAAGCTCCTCATGCGACAGGGACTTGGATATCTTATCTGACATTGACAGAGGATGGACGTCTTTTAGCACCAGCTGCTGGTTTTACACATTTTGAGGCAGATATTAGGATAAATGATACTGTATTTGCTCTAGTTGCTGTTCGTGAAGTGACAGGTTTTAATGATTATCCTGGAATTGGTTTTAGGCTGACAGCAACAGCGAGATTGCTTGATGATGGTGCGGATTTTGCGTTGGTTAAGGGTAAGTATCCGTGGTGTCGTCAAGCGCTTGAGTTGGTACCAACAAAACTAGAACAATTGCTTTGA
- the sufC gene encoding Fe-S cluster assembly ATPase SufC, translated as MSTLEIKNLHVSIEDKKILNGVNLTINTGEIHAIMGPNGTGKSTLSAAIMGNPNYTVTEGEVLFDGQNVLEMGVDERARLGLFLAMQYPSEIPGITNAEFLRAAINAKRAEDDKISVMQFIKKLDKNMELLNMKEEMAERYLNEGFSGGEKKRNEILQLLMLEPTFGILDEIDSGLDIDALKVVAKGVNSMRGEKFGALIITHYQRLLDYITPDVVHIMMEGRVVKTGGAELAKRLEVEGYVNIAEELGIEYKEEV; from the coding sequence ATGTCAACACTTGAAATTAAGAATCTTCATGTATCAATCGAAGATAAAAAAATTCTCAATGGGGTAAACTTGACGATAAATACAGGTGAAATCCATGCAATTATGGGACCTAATGGGACAGGGAAATCAACTCTATCAGCTGCAATCATGGGAAACCCTAACTATACAGTGACAGAGGGTGAAGTGCTTTTCGATGGCCAAAATGTTTTGGAAATGGGAGTTGATGAGCGCGCACGTCTTGGGCTTTTTCTTGCGATGCAGTATCCATCAGAAATTCCTGGAATTACAAATGCTGAATTTTTACGTGCCGCAATTAATGCAAAACGTGCCGAGGATGATAAAATTTCTGTGATGCAATTCATTAAAAAATTGGATAAAAATATGGAATTGCTCAATATGAAAGAAGAAATGGCTGAACGTTACCTCAATGAAGGTTTTTCAGGTGGTGAGAAAAAGCGGAATGAGATTCTTCAATTGTTGATGCTTGAACCTACTTTCGGTATTCTTGATGAAATTGACTCAGGTCTTGATATTGATGCATTAAAGGTTGTTGCAAAGGGTGTGAATTCAATGCGTGGAGAAAAGTTTGGAGCTTTGATTATTACTCACTATCAACGACTTTTAGACTATATTACACCTGATGTTGTGCATATTATGATGGAAGGTCGTGTGGTTAAGACGGGTGGAGCGGAGCTTGCTAAACGTCTTGAGGTTGAAGGTTATGTAAATATCGCAGAAGAACTCGGTATTGAATATAAGGAAGAAGTTTGA
- the sufB gene encoding Fe-S cluster assembly protein SufB, translated as MTEEKIVNTADDAVEGLEEYKFGFHDNAKLDFTTGLGLTEEVIREISATKNEPEWMLDFRLKSFEAFKKIDLPKWGPDLSDIDFNDIVYYQKPSAKAARSWDDVPAEIKDTFEKIGIPEAERSYLAGASAQYESEVVYHNMREEFEKLGIVFTDTDSGLREYPELFKKYFAKLVPPTDNKLAALNSAVWSGGSFVYIPKGVKCDIPIQAYFRINNEKSGQFERTLIIVEEGASVQYVEGCTAPTYSASSLHAAVVEIFVEEGGYMRYSTIQNWSDNVYNLVTKRASAATNATVEWVDGNLGSRVSMKYPAVHLNGPGARGTMLSIAFAGANQNQDTGAKMIHNAPNTSSSIISKSIAKNGGAVNYRGQVTFGKNSKKSASHIECDTILMDDLSKSDTVPFNEIHNSQVALEHEAKVSKISEEQLYYLMSRGLTEKEATDMIVMGFIEPFTKELPMEYAVELNRLISYSMEGSIG; from the coding sequence ATGACAGAAGAAAAAATCGTCAACACCGCAGATGATGCGGTTGAAGGCTTAGAAGAATATAAATTTGGTTTTCATGATAATGCGAAACTGGATTTTACAACTGGTTTAGGCTTGACAGAAGAAGTTATTCGTGAGATTTCTGCCACAAAAAATGAACCAGAATGGATGCTTGATTTTCGTCTAAAATCATTTGAAGCATTTAAAAAAATAGACTTACCAAAATGGGGCCCAGACCTCTCTGACATTGACTTTAATGATATCGTCTATTATCAAAAGCCGTCAGCAAAAGCGGCGCGTTCATGGGATGATGTCCCTGCTGAAATCAAAGATACTTTTGAAAAAATCGGTATTCCAGAGGCAGAGCGTTCATACCTTGCTGGGGCTTCTGCGCAATACGAATCAGAAGTTGTCTATCACAATATGCGTGAAGAATTTGAAAAGTTGGGCATTGTTTTCACAGATACAGACTCAGGATTACGTGAGTATCCAGAGCTTTTCAAAAAATATTTTGCAAAACTCGTGCCACCAACAGATAATAAGCTGGCAGCATTGAACTCCGCAGTTTGGTCAGGTGGATCCTTCGTTTACATTCCAAAAGGGGTCAAATGTGACATTCCGATTCAGGCCTATTTCCGAATTAATAACGAAAAATCAGGACAATTTGAGCGGACATTGATTATCGTAGAAGAGGGAGCATCTGTTCAATATGTTGAGGGATGTACGGCGCCAACTTATTCTGCGAGTTCACTTCATGCAGCTGTGGTTGAAATTTTTGTGGAAGAAGGCGGCTATATGCGCTATTCAACCATCCAAAACTGGTCAGACAACGTTTATAATCTTGTGACAAAACGTGCAAGTGCAGCTACAAATGCGACAGTTGAATGGGTTGATGGGAACCTCGGATCTCGTGTTTCTATGAAATATCCAGCCGTTCATCTGAATGGTCCAGGAGCACGTGGGACGATGCTCTCCATTGCATTTGCAGGGGCTAACCAAAATCAAGATACAGGTGCAAAAATGATTCATAATGCACCTAACACATCAAGCTCGATTATTTCAAAGTCTATCGCCAAAAATGGTGGAGCAGTCAATTATCGTGGACAAGTCACTTTCGGAAAAAATTCGAAAAAATCAGCTTCTCATATTGAATGTGATACAATCTTGATGGATGATTTATCAAAGTCTGATACTGTTCCGTTCAATGAAATTCATAACTCACAAGTTGCTCTTGAGCACGAAGCAAAAGTATCAAAAATTTCTGAAGAACAACTTTATTATTTGATGAGTCGTGGGCTGACAGAAAAAGAAGCAACTGACATGATTGTCATGGGATTCATTGAGCCATTTACCAAAGAACTTCCAATGGAATATGCTGTTGAACTCAATCGCTTAATCTCTTACTCAATGGAAGGTTCGATTGGATAA
- a CDS encoding GNAT family N-acetyltransferase — MKFRLATTADATELLKIYKPYVEKTAITFEYEVPTVEDFAQRIEKTASVFPYLLAIENGKIIGYAYAGRYRERAAYDWVVELSIYLDENERHHGTGTILYEKLLTALSLLNYQRAYACITYPNPASMAFHEKFGFEAIGIFQKSGYKFGKWYGIQWMDLLLQKDEQVQPIKLITDLSSETIKKILE, encoded by the coding sequence ATGAAATTTAGATTAGCAACAACAGCGGATGCAACCGAATTATTAAAAATTTATAAGCCATATGTGGAAAAAACAGCGATAACTTTTGAATATGAGGTTCCAACTGTGGAAGACTTTGCTCAACGAATAGAGAAAACTGCATCAGTGTTTCCATATCTATTAGCTATAGAAAATGGTAAAATTATTGGTTATGCTTATGCTGGACGTTATCGTGAACGGGCGGCCTATGATTGGGTGGTCGAGCTATCCATTTATCTTGATGAAAATGAACGGCATCATGGTACGGGCACAATACTTTATGAAAAGTTATTAACAGCGTTATCTTTACTTAATTATCAACGTGCCTATGCTTGCATCACTTATCCCAATCCTGCAAGCATGGCTTTTCATGAAAAGTTTGGCTTTGAAGCTATCGGAATTTTTCAAAAATCAGGTTATAAGTTTGGAAAATGGTACGGAATTCAATGGATGGATTTACTTTTGCAAAAAGATGAACAGGTTCAGCCCATCAAATTAATCACAGACTTATCATCAGAAACCATTAAAAAAATCTTGGAATGA
- a CDS encoding SLC13 family permease, with product MEQSATGRKSKHILQAVWNWFLVDKVFLVAFIIAIIAVVFGGFTTRFFDYKVVVTVFGLMLVIAGFRSTGLLRYLGESLVKRSKTTRQLVRFTTMLTFFLAIFFTNDLTILTILPLYLAITKEIKNRKSVYIGAAMIVPACHTGSSLLPQGNPHNLYLYSFYQNAAHHGGHVLTNLEFFKGTGLLWLAGLILLNVACQFIDNEPLVIETKVDKFNKLETSIFVILMIIMAASVFGYINFYLAAAIVAVVVLIYRPQLFKGVDYHLLLTFVCFFIIVGNIANIHALTDFISRTFVGPQAAFLGTVITSQVISNIAAPILISPFTPHAVSVVLGADIGGIGTMVASMATLIAYKVIRMQARGETSGFVKYFMIINASFLGILVVFGLIIVSFFG from the coding sequence GTGGAACAATCAGCTACTGGACGCAAATCAAAGCACATTCTGCAAGCAGTTTGGAATTGGTTTTTGGTCGATAAGGTTTTTCTTGTCGCTTTTATTATCGCAATTATTGCCGTCGTTTTTGGCGGATTTACAACACGTTTTTTTGATTATAAGGTAGTTGTAACCGTGTTTGGATTGATGCTTGTTATTGCAGGTTTTCGTTCAACAGGACTTTTGCGCTATCTAGGAGAATCATTAGTAAAACGGAGTAAGACAACACGTCAGCTTGTACGATTTACAACAATGCTCACTTTCTTTCTTGCTATATTTTTTACAAATGATCTTACAATTTTGACTATTTTGCCTCTATACTTGGCAATCACAAAAGAGATTAAGAATCGAAAATCAGTTTATATTGGAGCAGCGATGATTGTTCCTGCTTGTCACACAGGTTCAAGCTTGCTTCCTCAAGGTAATCCCCATAATCTGTATCTCTATTCATTTTATCAAAATGCAGCACATCATGGTGGTCATGTTTTGACAAATTTAGAGTTTTTTAAAGGAACAGGACTACTTTGGTTGGCGGGATTAATCTTGCTCAATGTTGCTTGTCAGTTCATTGATAATGAACCCTTAGTAATTGAGACAAAAGTTGATAAGTTTAATAAATTAGAAACATCAATTTTTGTGATTCTGATGATTATTATGGCAGCATCCGTATTTGGTTATATTAATTTTTATTTAGCAGCAGCGATTGTCGCAGTAGTTGTGTTAATTTATCGCCCGCAGTTATTTAAAGGTGTGGACTATCATCTTCTTTTAACCTTTGTTTGCTTCTTTATAATCGTTGGAAATATTGCTAATATCCATGCACTCACTGACTTTATTAGTCGTACGTTTGTGGGACCACAAGCAGCGTTTTTGGGTACTGTGATTACAAGTCAGGTTATCTCAAATATCGCAGCTCCTATTCTTATCTCTCCATTCACGCCTCATGCGGTGTCAGTTGTACTTGGTGCTGACATCGGTGGAATAGGAACGATGGTTGCTTCAATGGCGACATTGATTGCTTACAAAGTGATTCGAATGCAGGCACGTGGCGAAACTTCTGGTTTTGTAAAATATTTCATGATTATTAACGCCAGTTTTTTAGGTATTTTAGTAGTTTTTGGATTAATCATCGTAAGTTTTTTCGGTTAA
- a CDS encoding cysteine desulfurase, giving the protein MLDNIKKDFPVLDQNVNDEPLVYLDNAATTQKPLSVLSVLTDYYKTDNANVHRGVHTLAERATAKYEAAREKVRAFINAKSTKEVLFTRGTTTSLNWVTRFADQVLSATDEIVISIMEHHSNIVPWQQVAEATGATLKFVYLKDGMLDMDDLRAKITDKTKFVSIAHVSNVLGVINPIKEIANIAHTHGAYVVVDGAQSTPHMKVDVQELDADFFAFSGHKMMGPTGIGVLYGKEELLMQMNPVEFGGEMIDFVYESHSTWTELPWKFEAGTPNIAGAIALGAAIDYINSLGLDEIHQHERELVDYVMPKLREIDGLTVYGPVDNAKRSGVIAFNLEGLHPHDVATALDMEGVAVRAGHHCAQPLLNYLDTPATARASFYVYNTKEDCDKLVEAILKTKAFFS; this is encoded by the coding sequence ATGCTTGATAATATCAAAAAAGATTTTCCGGTACTTGATCAGAATGTAAATGATGAACCATTGGTTTACTTAGACAATGCGGCAACGACACAGAAGCCACTTTCGGTTCTGTCAGTACTGACAGACTACTATAAAACTGATAATGCCAATGTTCATCGTGGAGTACATACTTTGGCAGAACGAGCAACAGCAAAATATGAAGCTGCTAGAGAGAAAGTTCGTGCCTTTATCAATGCAAAATCGACAAAAGAAGTATTATTTACACGTGGGACGACCACATCACTTAATTGGGTGACACGCTTTGCTGACCAAGTTCTGTCAGCTACTGACGAGATTGTCATTTCAATTATGGAACATCATTCTAACATTGTCCCTTGGCAACAGGTGGCAGAGGCTACTGGCGCAACATTGAAATTTGTTTATCTTAAAGATGGGATGCTTGACATGGATGATTTGCGAGCAAAAATTACTGACAAGACCAAATTTGTCAGCATTGCTCATGTATCCAATGTACTTGGAGTAATTAATCCGATTAAGGAAATTGCTAATATTGCACACACTCATGGTGCCTATGTGGTTGTTGACGGTGCACAATCTACACCTCATATGAAGGTTGATGTTCAAGAATTAGATGCAGATTTCTTTGCTTTTTCTGGACACAAAATGATGGGGCCCACAGGCATTGGCGTGCTTTATGGCAAAGAAGAACTTCTGATGCAGATGAATCCCGTTGAGTTTGGTGGCGAGATGATTGATTTTGTTTATGAAAGTCATTCAACTTGGACAGAGTTGCCTTGGAAATTTGAAGCTGGTACACCAAATATAGCAGGTGCAATTGCTCTGGGTGCTGCAATTGACTATATTAATTCGCTTGGACTTGATGAGATTCACCAGCATGAGCGCGAATTGGTTGATTATGTGATGCCAAAGCTGCGCGAAATAGATGGCTTAACGGTTTATGGACCAGTGGATAATGCGAAACGCAGTGGAGTCATTGCTTTTAATTTAGAAGGACTTCATCCTCACGATGTGGCAACAGCTCTGGATATGGAAGGTGTTGCGGTACGTGCAGGTCATCACTGTGCGCAGCCACTTTTAAACTACCTTGATACTCCTGCAACGGCGAGGGCTAGTTTTTATGTCTACAATACAAAAGAGGATTGCGATAAATTGGTTGAGGCAATATTAAAAACGAAAGCGTTTTTTAGTTAA
- a CDS encoding flotillin family protein gives MNPLFILGGAAVVVVLIIIAIIVVNYKKSGPQAALIVYGAMLGSKGVNKDTQGNKLKVVRGSGTFVLPGLQSARYLSLQSSALDIQADKVYSKNKIPVTVDATAMIKVGSSLQEIATAAEQFLGKKDAERDGMADRVLKGHLRAIIGTMTVSELIEDRDKFSKEVQAQAATDLAKMGLQVVSFVVNDIRDNQNYIQALGAEEVARVQQNAAVAVAEADKQTRIKKAQADQEAQQAEAESATRIADAQKGKAIQLASFDQEEHIAQADAKTQADIAQAKADQAYAIQEAKSKQETTDAEMQVEIIKRKRATELEQQEVLRAAQEKQATIVAEANAQKEAQIAKAQAEAEEQKIKALAEAEAILAKGKAQSEAIRLNGEAEAEAIEKKAEAMKHMTDAAILNMAMEVLPKVVGSVSENLRAVDSIKIYGGEGSDKIMGMSASGLQKGLDVMKEMGVDIPQLMTDFASRKNTTPIEEKNDGDFTK, from the coding sequence ATGAATCCACTATTTATTTTGGGAGGGGCTGCAGTTGTTGTGGTATTAATTATCATTGCAATTATTGTAGTCAACTATAAAAAGTCTGGTCCACAGGCTGCATTAATCGTATATGGAGCGATGTTAGGCTCAAAAGGGGTGAATAAAGACACTCAAGGAAATAAACTGAAAGTTGTTCGGGGTTCTGGAACATTTGTTTTACCTGGATTACAAAGCGCACGATATTTAAGTTTACAATCTTCAGCCTTAGATATTCAAGCTGACAAAGTTTATTCGAAAAATAAGATTCCAGTTACTGTGGATGCGACTGCTATGATTAAAGTTGGTTCATCTTTACAAGAAATTGCTACTGCTGCTGAGCAATTTTTAGGAAAAAAAGATGCAGAACGTGATGGAATGGCAGATAGAGTTTTGAAAGGACATTTGCGCGCGATTATTGGGACAATGACTGTTTCAGAACTTATCGAAGACAGGGATAAGTTTTCAAAAGAGGTTCAAGCTCAGGCAGCAACTGACCTTGCTAAAATGGGCTTGCAGGTAGTGTCATTTGTTGTTAATGATATTCGCGATAACCAGAATTATATTCAAGCTTTAGGTGCAGAAGAAGTGGCACGCGTTCAACAAAATGCTGCTGTTGCTGTTGCTGAGGCAGATAAGCAAACACGGATTAAAAAAGCTCAAGCAGATCAAGAGGCTCAACAAGCAGAAGCTGAAAGTGCAACACGTATTGCAGATGCTCAAAAAGGTAAAGCAATTCAACTTGCTTCGTTTGACCAAGAAGAGCATATTGCACAGGCTGATGCAAAGACACAAGCGGATATAGCGCAAGCGAAAGCTGACCAAGCCTACGCAATCCAAGAAGCGAAGTCTAAACAAGAAACAACTGATGCAGAAATGCAAGTTGAAATTATCAAGCGTAAACGTGCTACTGAACTTGAACAACAAGAAGTGCTTCGGGCAGCTCAAGAAAAACAAGCAACAATTGTTGCTGAGGCAAATGCGCAAAAAGAAGCTCAAATCGCAAAGGCACAGGCTGAAGCAGAAGAACAAAAAATTAAGGCACTTGCGGAAGCTGAGGCCATCCTTGCAAAAGGTAAAGCGCAGTCTGAAGCTATTCGCTTGAATGGTGAGGCAGAAGCTGAAGCTATTGAGAAAAAGGCCGAAGCCATGAAACATATGACTGATGCAGCAATTCTCAATATGGCGATGGAAGTTTTACCAAAAGTTGTCGGCTCTGTTTCGGAGAATCTTCGTGCAGTTGATTCTATCAAGATATATGGTGGAGAAGGTTCAGATAAGATTATGGGGATGTCTGCTTCAGGACTTCAAAAGGGGTTGGATGTTATGAAAGAGATGGGTGTTGATATTCCACAGCTTATGACTGACTTTGCGAGTCGTAAGAACACAACACCAATAGAAGAAAAAAATGACGGAGATTTCACAAAATAA
- a CDS encoding GNAT family N-acetyltransferase, whose translation MVILEEISIDDKATLENLLEKYIYEFSQYTQAKVEKDGLFHYRVDDIFNDKNRYSYFIKVDGELAGFALINNFLEINISTDKTMYEFFITYPFRRKGIGRQAAYQIFKQFCGSWQLKYHPQNKSSEKFWNKIVSEIDSNYKIITNEQMAVYPDGTIGHVLLFESH comes from the coding sequence ATGGTTATACTAGAAGAAATTTCTATTGATGACAAAGCAACATTAGAAAATTTACTTGAGAAATATATCTATGAATTTTCTCAATACACTCAAGCTAAAGTCGAGAAAGATGGGCTATTTCACTATCGTGTAGATGATATTTTCAATGATAAAAATCGTTATTCATACTTCATAAAAGTTGATGGTGAACTTGCGGGTTTTGCATTGATTAATAATTTTTTAGAGATAAATATTTCGACAGATAAAACAATGTACGAATTTTTTATCACTTATCCTTTCCGAAGGAAGGGAATTGGGAGACAAGCCGCATACCAAATCTTTAAGCAATTTTGTGGGAGTTGGCAGTTGAAATATCATCCCCAAAATAAAAGTTCGGAAAAATTTTGGAATAAAATTGTTTCTGAAATAGATTCTAATTATAAAATAATTACTAATGAACAAATGGCAGTGTACCCTGATGGTACAATTGGACATGTACTACTCTTTGAGAGTCACTAG